A single genomic interval of Arthrobacter globiformis harbors:
- a CDS encoding MFS transporter has product MKPAPTTTAHPAAILAIILASYVMILLDNSVIFTALPSLQADLQLSTIELSWVQDAYTLVFGGLLLLGARAGDLLGRRRVFVFGLVVFSLASLLIGLAPAGWWAIAGRAVQGIGAAIVAPASLSLLTASFPEGRERTRAVSLYGATAGIGASLGLVIGGALAHWISWRAGFFVNVPIGAAMIALAPRFLPETGRASGRFDLFGALTATLGVGALVFGIINTAEVGWTSPVTVTAVGAGVVLLVLFVLIERKVAQPIMPLRLFASRRRAGAYVARFLYLGAMIGFFFFTTQFMQEVLGFDPLQAGIGFLPMTAVNFAVAMSIPPLLRRMPGSVALLAGILITLAGMFWLSCVGTDFSYWTGVALPMVLIGAGQGFAFAPLTSFGIIGAPAADAGAASGLVNTFHQVGTCLGLGIAVAAAATVPTGGPAAEHLAAQVSAALTTGSVLLLLALVTTAAFILPSDLAARRARKTRSTVPAPETEPAR; this is encoded by the coding sequence ATGAAACCCGCACCAACCACCACTGCCCACCCGGCGGCGATCCTGGCGATCATCCTCGCCAGCTACGTCATGATCCTGCTGGACAACTCGGTCATCTTCACCGCGCTGCCCAGCCTGCAGGCCGACCTGCAGCTGAGCACCATTGAGCTCTCATGGGTCCAGGACGCGTACACGCTGGTCTTCGGCGGGCTGCTGCTCCTCGGCGCGAGGGCCGGTGACCTGCTGGGCCGGCGGCGCGTGTTCGTGTTCGGTTTGGTGGTGTTCTCGCTCGCATCGCTGCTGATCGGACTGGCTCCGGCGGGCTGGTGGGCGATCGCCGGCCGCGCCGTTCAGGGTATCGGGGCTGCGATCGTGGCCCCCGCGTCGCTGTCCTTGCTGACGGCGAGCTTCCCGGAAGGCCGTGAGCGAACCCGGGCGGTGTCCCTCTACGGTGCGACCGCCGGGATCGGTGCCAGCCTCGGCCTGGTCATCGGCGGCGCACTGGCGCACTGGATCTCCTGGCGGGCCGGGTTCTTCGTCAACGTGCCCATCGGCGCGGCGATGATCGCCCTCGCCCCGCGGTTCCTCCCCGAAACCGGCCGCGCCAGCGGACGCTTCGACCTGTTCGGGGCGCTGACCGCGACCCTCGGCGTCGGAGCCCTGGTATTTGGCATCATCAATACCGCTGAGGTGGGCTGGACCTCGCCGGTGACCGTTACGGCCGTGGGCGCCGGCGTCGTTCTTCTGGTCTTGTTCGTGCTGATCGAACGCAAGGTGGCCCAGCCGATCATGCCGTTGCGGCTGTTCGCGAGCCGCCGGCGTGCTGGCGCCTATGTGGCACGTTTCCTCTATCTCGGTGCGATGATCGGGTTCTTTTTCTTTACCACCCAGTTCATGCAGGAAGTCCTTGGCTTCGACCCGCTGCAGGCCGGCATCGGATTCCTGCCCATGACCGCCGTGAACTTCGCCGTCGCCATGAGCATCCCGCCGCTCCTCCGGAGGATGCCGGGCTCGGTTGCCCTGCTGGCCGGGATCCTGATCACCCTCGCAGGGATGTTCTGGCTCAGCTGTGTCGGAACCGACTTCAGCTACTGGACGGGAGTCGCCCTGCCCATGGTCCTCATTGGCGCCGGCCAGGGGTTTGCCTTCGCGCCGCTGACGTCATTCGGCATCATTGGTGCCCCCGCGGCCGACGCCGGCGCCGCCTCGGGCCTTGTGAACACCTTCCACCAGGTTGGTACCTGCCTGGGTCTCGGTATCGCGGTCGCGGCCGCAGCCACCGTCCCCACCGGAGGCCCTGCTGCGGAGCACCTGGCCGCGCAGGTCAGTGCCGCACTCACCACGGGCAGCGTCCTCCTTCTCCTGGCCCTGGTCACCACAGCGGCCTTCATCCTGCCTTCGGATCTCGCGGCCCGGCGAGCCAGGAAAACAAGGTCGACCGTGCCCGCACCAGAGACTGAGCCCGCCCGCTGA